The Candidatus Nitrospira nitrosa genomic sequence TCCGTGTGATTGCTCGAGCTCACGCCAAGCTCCACCACGTGGCACAGGTACGAGAGATCCTGACCGCCTTAGTCGATGTGACTCGCCGAGAACCCGGCTGTCTCAGCTACGAGCTCTTGCAAAACCATGCCGATAAGACGGAATTCGTGTTTATCGAACAATGGGCAAGCGCTGCAGCAGAACAAGCGCATTTCATGACGCCCCACCTATCGGCGGCGCTGCAACAATTGAGCGGTCTGCTGGCCTCAGA encodes the following:
- a CDS encoding putative quinol monooxygenase, which produces MTVDSSLRVIARAHAKLHHVAQVREILTALVDVTRREPGCLSYELLQNHADKTEFVFIEQWASAAAEQAHFMTPHLSAALQQLSGLLASEPQICRYGVVR